In Lolium perenne isolate Kyuss_39 chromosome 5, Kyuss_2.0, whole genome shotgun sequence, the sequence ATGAAGGGATACATGCTCATGATTGGCCACTTGGGAGTAGCATGTCAAACAGTAGCTAACTAAATCAAACAGGTTCAGAATCATGTCTTGTTATGAAAATAGGACTGCGGCGTATTTACGTATGGCTTCCCCACGGTTGATACTTCACTTAGAAATGGCTAGAATCACAGAGCATATTAACTGAACTCCAGAGCTCTACATATCCAGATTCAGTCAGATAGGCGAGCATGGTAAATTTGAAGTTACCTCCTCCCCAATGATGTCTAGTCACCCGTTAATATTCACAATAACCCGCTCTTGCCATTCAGAATGTATGTCTCCTCGTCAAATTGCCCACACCGTCGACAACCCCCCTGTGTCAAGTGGGTCTGGAGCGAGCTGGGCGATGTCTCTGCCTTTGGCAAAGGGTGTTCTGTTCTCAATGGTGATAACTGGGGCTGATCCCCCTCGACGGTCATGGTTGGCGTGAGGGCCTCGTTGCATCTCGGCCGATGCTCCACCTCCAAGAACGCGCTGCGAGCGTCCGACCTCTACAAGCTATGCAATTTCAGGCGGCAGCATCTCCccgcacgctgacttcatctggcACAGGCAGGCGCCCTCGTCCACCCGTTTCTTCGGCTGGCTGCTACTGCAGGCCAGAGTCCACACGGATGACCAACTTTTGAAGAAGACAATTGACGATGTTAAGCACGCCGGATGCCCGGCCGCAGTCAGGAGTCGAGACTGCAAGGCACATGGCCCTGCACTGCCCTTTCGAGGCTGCCTTCTGGGCTCTGGCTCCACGTTGCTGATCTTCACCTCCTCGCCCGGCCCAGATGCATACAAATTGGCACAAGCATAAAGTTTGTGGGTTGACCAAGGTACAATATTGTAGCAAACATCTGAATGGGTACATGACTTTTCAGTTCCACTTGGTCAGAAATATTATTAATCTCGTGCTAACACAATCAAATAATACATCACCAAACAAGCTACCACTTCCACAAGGTAAAATACTACAAAGGAACGAAATGCTCCCTTGAACCTGGCTTATAAGCTCTTAGGTACATTATGAAATTACGAAACAAGATTAGAAGCTAGACAAGCATGAGTAATTGGGAATGTTTCAGGTTTGCAATTCTTATGCACCGAAGAGTAACTAATTACAAATATCGATAAAATAGGCCCAATTAAGGCACTCAACAGATTAGttcatgaaaagaaaagaaaaaacaacaATGTTGTTGTAATAACGCTATAAGTTGAAAACCTTATTGAAGATTTTAGAGGAGAACACTAGCATCACCATATCTATTTGATGAAGTAATGATGACGCAGAGGAACTATGCTTTCAACAAAGGTATGAGTGCTGAAAGGAAACTCGGACTCTGGACAAGCAATCTCCAGCTCTTCCGAATTTGAATTTGGATCATAACAGTAGAGGCTCTTAGCAAACAACTGTACCCAAATTTTCCCATCATGGAAGAGTGCATTTTTTGGAGTGAAGTAGCATGATTGCATCAGCAAAGGCAAGGATATGTGATATCTGTGAGTCCAGCTCTTCTTATCATCGTTATCGAGCATCAATATGTCCATTGTACGAGGTAGACCATCAAGCGTACCATCCACAACTAGCAAGCATAGCCTTCCCTCGAGCTCAGACAAAGAGCAGTGCCCTCCATAGGTCTTGCGCAGAGGTAGCCTCATGACATCGAACTTTTCGCTTTCAAGATCCAAGCAGTTGATGCGTGATGAAGCAACATAACGAAACATCGTCAGATAATATACGGTTCCATTCACATGCATCCCTCTGTCTATCGGTGTCCCGTCGAGACTCCCGACTTGTCTCCAGGCTCTACCTCCAATTGTGAATACCTCGCAGCACGCCTTGACAGAACCAAGATCTCCCGGATAAAAATGCGCAACCTTGTGTTCCCTAGTGGACGGGCAAAACCCCAAGCTATGCCAATTGCACGATGAGAACTGGCTGCTTCCTGCAGTGTAGTCCGGCGTCGGCAGCGCAAGAGACTCACCGGTCGTCGGGTTGAGCAGCTCCACCGCACCTCTACTGTCGCCTAGGCAGAGCAGGCCGTTGCAGGAGTTGTGCACGAAGAGGCTCCGGGAAGCCGCGGGCCTGGACAGCTGGTACATGTGCCCGTTGGCGTCGGCGAGCACCGTGGCGAGAGATCGGTCGCTCGCCCTGTCATTTGTGAAGAGCAGCAGCTTCTGCTGGCCACGCTTCAGGTGCTCGTGCACGAAATGCAGGTCGGAGAGCAGGGACATCCAGGACTTGCACACCGTCCTGCAGGAGGCGAGCGTGCGCGCAGGCAGCCTGTGGAATACCTCGGTGAGCGCGTCGCTGCAGAGCTGCCGCGCATCCTCCTCCGTCGCCCTTGCTTTCTTCTTCCCTCCCATTTTCTTTGACGGGACTTTGGTTTTCCCTCCCATCAAAGCCTCGCTAGGCGAGGACATGCTCACGGGAAACCACAGCTGATCCGGCTAGAGCAAAGTCGAGTGGCCCTGGTTGGTCATTTCGTTTCAATGAAACAATCACAACATGTCAGCACGAGAAACGGAAAAACTATACTCCTGCTAGTAATCTGGAAAACCAATTAGCTTCTTCACATACCTCCATGATCCAGCCCGGACAGCAACTCAGGGTGTTCAGCTTCAGCCTACCTCTTGAATCCAAGAAACAGGGGGCCAATTTCAGTACAGGTAAACAAGAAAACGATAAAGTCCAGCAAACAGGACTCACCACAAGACGAAGAGCCTGCATTGCCGCTTCCAGGAAGTCGCCCCGGGACCGCTCATACCACCTGCCGGCTGCCACCAGAACCTACCCGAACCACCGGAGAATTCAATACGTCCCCCCAGGGAACCCACGTCACATGGTAGGTAGGTGGGCGGCGCGGTGTCGAGCACTCGGAGAAACCAAACCTACCGGCCGAACCGACGCAGTCAGTCAATCAAATCAGCGAACCACCGCCCACCGAATCGGGGCGGCACAGAGATTGACGGGAGGGCAGCGGGAGTTACCTCTACGATCCGGAGGAGGAGGGCTTGCCTCGGGATCACCGAAGCCGGCGACGACGGCCGCGGCGGCGACTTTCTTGTCCTCGCCGCCCTCTCCCGGTCCTCGTCGGTTGCTTTCGTCCTTGTTTAGTTTCTGGACGGAGGAAGGGGGGATGGATGTGTGCGTATATGAGGATGAcgacgctgtgctggctgcagccgTCGCGTCCTCGTGTCGACCCGACGGGACGTGAGCGGTCCGATCTGCGCCGCAGCGCGAATCTCCAGGCGTCCGAAGCTGGGGGCCGTTGAGAGTGGGTGGACGGCGTGGGGCCGCAGTGGGCCGGATGCTTCCGGCCTGTCGCACTCTGTGTCCAGGAGTCGCGATCATGTCGACGGCGACCGCCGGAGCAGGCATGGGCCACTTTTTCGATTTTGTGGGGCTTTATTTGCTAAATTGAAAAATAAACCCATGATTCCGTTCATGAACGAATGAACATCTTCTTACTTGCGGCGATTTGATTTGTTGGTAAACTCCGCGTCAATGAGGTTGACACTTGCTGCGAGCGCGCGTAGGAATGCTAAGGAGAAACACACATGACAATTTCGACAGGAGATGCTCATTCACTGAGATATTGTTTGGATTTTGGGCACCAAGAACTTGTCATGGATGTGAAAATACCACACAAACTTGTAAAATATGGTGTAGTGGACCAAAAACTTGTTTTCGATATGCAAATAACCCCCACCCCAACACACACACAAACGAACTCGCAAAATAGGGCGTAGTGGCCATTAAAAAAATCGTGGTGCAAAAATCATTAGATTATTTTGTATCAAATAATCTGTCGCCATGCTAGAGCGGTCGGGTCAACTATTGTGCAAAAAAGAAAACTAGGTTTTCATAAAAACGAGTCTTTTGGTCGCCCGTCCGTTTGGTAGAAAtagtcattttcatttatttttcatCTACTCTAACCTAGAAACTTCACCTACCTCGAAAAGGAGTCTTTTTTTACATCACATTCGTGGCCAAGAGGAGGGCCTCGCTGCCGCGGTGCCAACTGACATGTCCTTAGGCCGTTCGAGGAGGATAGGTGGTAGGTCCCTCCCCACCCCATATCGGGTGAACATACCTATACTGTAACTCGGTCTCGGGGTGGACTCTGAGACCTAGCCCGCTATATAAGGGTTGGGAGGAGACTCTGAGACCACCGAGAGGGGACATATTCAATCATACAAGACACCCTTGTAACCCTAGTTTCACATCATACAATCTCGGCGATTCGTCCTTGATAGCAATATTCGTTGGCTACCTAGTTTCGTTGACCGGTTTGTTGATTCGTCAGTGTCCTCCTTCTTAgaaacccaagtccatcatcatgggcatTGACAAGGTTAACCCTTTATCAATAAGAGTTGACCATTATGCAAAGAaaatttcttgatagcttcaattatttacaccatcatgcaaagcaatgaGTAGCATAACTTGAAGTACATGATTTCCCGAAAAGGATAATGAGAAACACATTGTGGAAAACCATACCAAGAAAGACTCTCATAAACaatatccacaaagatattagcaattaaGCCATTTAaataaattggaacttgtttgagctaACATGCACATAGGAACGAGATAATTACAATATCAATACTATGTGATACAACCTCAAATATACACATTTTCTAGGATTATAATATGCAAAAAGtatatattactcccccataatgtgataaagcatCTATTTTcacaagagccatataagataccaaCAACATGCAATAGGCtcaaacacaaacacaaatacatgtgtATTCCAATAtatatagacttgatttctcaagataaAGCAAGTAGAAAACACAACACGTACAAGCATATACAAGGTACAAAGCCAACACATACAAAGAGgctagtaactttcaatataaatgagttggacACATGTTACTGCAAGGAGGAATACTAGATATATGATAGAAGTGAGATAACCCAAATGAATTGGCTTGAGACAATATAATTGATGAAGATCCCTTGTTTTCTTCATGATATAGCCAAGTcttcaatgccctccaacaacacctattgatcaagttttaacttgttggtccccaaccaagttgggtcctaagaggttagtcacaataggtttGGTAACCCAAATAGCTCTTTTCTTgataccactttgagcaccaacatatttggtaaacacattgccaccctcatctttacgaagagaataaacatcatcaatgatcATATGGTTGGATGAGgtgccaatagtgcaaaaggagatgATGtgtcccttctcacgacatatgtagcaagttcttctcTTCTATTTATTCCCACTAGATTTCTTCACAATGAAAGCATTACCTTGATTCTTCTTAGGAAGTGGCCTTTCTTCAACCGAGGTTGGGTATGGCCTTgaacttgaggccgcttcccttcttGCTTCTTATTAAGAGGTTTCTTATTTaatgggcaagatctaacatgatgtccttcaattttgcacttgaaacaAGTAATTTTGGctaggtctttgacttgtacttggctctCCTTGTTCTTGAAGCGTTCGACATCTTGTTGTTGTTGCAGATAAATCCAAGTCCGATCTtaccattgggggattgttgcacactcaacatcatcTCAAGTTTGCATTTTCTTTCATGACCATTTTTCAGGTCTTTTTTTTTAAAAAGCGACTTGAGCCTTGAGCTTTTTGATTTCGAGGTCGGTTCACCTGCCTCCTATGCTCCTGGAGCGGCCGCGGACGGACAGCGGGGGTGTGGGCTCACCTTCGACATCGAGCACGCCAACCCAACTCTAGCGCAGGACGGGAAGAGAGCTCCGGCGCGGGACGGGTATATCCAAATCTGATTTTTATTTGAGGACCACGTTTGAGAAAAATTAAATCAGCAGGAGGTTTTCACAAAATTGCTATTGTACATGGGTCGAGACATCAAATAAATCGATCCGAAGGGAGTACATTCTTAGTGCCCCATCTATTTAACTCACAACAATTGACCAAGTCGCGCATGGGCTATCGGCCGTCGTTTTCGGACTTTCATTTTCGTAGAACAATGAATCCGTGTGTATGACCAGGGAGAGCCAATGGCAGAGGAATGAATGGTAGTGGCATGAGCCGAAAGGGACGGGACGCCCAATAGAAAACTGCAGCCTCGCGTCCATGATAAACCCATAATCTATCAGACGCACTTCTGGTTCATTTCCACCACCAAATTATCCATGTTGCTGCCAGTAAATTACTCTTTTTTGGGCATTCAGAAAAAAAAGGGGCATGGCGAGTTGCCGGCCATCCATACAGCCGCAGTTGATTGCTCGCGAAAACACTGCAAAGCTAGAACAAGTACACGGGACACACCACATGCATATGGGTCGGGAAATCAATGGCCAAGCACCAAGAAGGAAGTGCACTGAATTACTAGCTTGGAACTGGAACCATCTCTTTCAGAGGCCACATGATATGTGTAGAGATGCAGGGGGGTTTTGTACTCGTTTACTGCTGAACCTCTTGCTCTTTTCTCTACAAATACCTGCAAAATTACAGCCGAGCTTGTATTATTAATGTCGACATTGGTACTGTCAATCTGTCATAATCAGCATAGTACTAATAATTTGGTGCAGAAATGAAATCCTTCATGGGCCCTAGCCCACTAGGACATTGCTCGGATTCCATGGATGCAATCATGACAAACAAGAGGCAAGTATTTCAAGGAATCCTATTCTCCGCTCATAACAGGCCCTCTCTGGTGCTCCGCACACAGCGGAGGAATTCTGGGTTTGGTCGTTAGCGAGGGCAGTGTGGTTTCTCTCCGGTTTATCTTCAGTTTATATTGGCTTTTTAAAGGTTTTCCATTGGTTTCCAATTTTGTTGGTTAGTTTTTTTAAACTTTCTTAGAATCTgaactttttcagttttgaacttTTTTTTAAGTTTGAACTTATTCAGATTTAAACTTTTCCATTTGAAACATTTCCCATGAAATTTTTCATATTTAATTTTTTATGGAACATTTATTTAATCTAAATATTTTAAGTTTGTACTTTCTTCAAGTTGAAACATTTTTTAAATCTAAACTGAAAGGATAAAAAGAAACAATACCTTTCTTATTGGGCCGCATATGGAGCGGCCCATGAGGAAACGCTGTCAGCGGAGCGACTGTGGCTCCTGCTTAGAGAGGGGAATAGAGTCTTCCAAGTTTTTCTGTGATTATGCGCCAGACTATCTTGTAAAGGATACACGTACATGGATACACCGAATGGAGGTCCATGTTTAGTTTTTCAACCTCTGCCAATGGTTCATTAGGCAAGGAAACTTAGGCAAATCCTATTTGTCCCCATAGCGTTCGCTATAGGGTGGTATCGTACCTCCCCACAACTCCTTTCTTCGCTGGCGCCATACTTGGGTATGACCTGTTAGCAGTAGCGGTTGGAGTTGAAGAAGACATAGGTGAGGCTGGCCAGGCATGGAGAAGAAAAGCATGAGAAGCTAGATGGTGGAGGCGAGGAATGTACCTTACGGTTTCGGGTCCTGTGGGGTCGAAGTCACTCGCGATGAGGTCTTCGGGTTGTGGGTGCAGGAGGGTTCGAGGTAGGTGAAGAGGGAAGGGGGTAGTGGGAGGTTTCGGGTGGCGACGTGTGGTCGAGGAAGGCGGGGCGGGCCGGCAAGACACTGTAAGGGTATTTATGCTCTTAATATTATTTTGGTGTTTGGTGAATACAAGGTTAGAGAGGACTAACATTTTCTTTAAGATCATATAAAGGTCCTCTCTGTTAGAGTATACGTACGGTTTAGgtagtctaggatagagatagatcttgtgtcttgtcttgcactccaagatgatccCTGTATGCCTaaatatactcgcccatgaggctcaataatacatccaacatatttcgcatatctctctccctctctatccttcaACATGATATCAGAGCGGCACGCTCCTTGACCTAGCTGCCGCCCGCGcttccgcccgcgccgcccccggggaggtcaatctccatggcctactccggggtccgcgcaacccgtatgagggttcgtccgCCGATCTGTTGATTCGCTGCCCTCGAGTCTTTTTTTTTTCCAATccgtagattggttttctttttcgtcgccggtcgctcgaccggcgtttttttcctttttggtttaccgatcatagatcggattgagtcgcccatcGCCGTCGTCCTCTTGCGCCTCTACTCCGACAACGACATCGACCTGCACCGGCCATCAACCGCACGGCACAGCCGCACGCGCCGCACACGGGGCGCCCCTACGTGCATCGCAGCAGGCTGTTCCTGCTCGCGTGGTCTCCATCGCCTGCCCGTCTTCGTCACCATCGACCGGGACTACATCGACAACAGCGCCATCGACTCCGATCTGCGCGCCGTCCACGCCATGGCGCGCATCGTGCCGCCGTCGGTCTTCTGGGTCCACTTCGGTTTATCTCCAGTCTGACCGTACACGTCGTTCATGTTGTTCACGACactcccgctacgactgcgggggaatGTTAGAGTATACGTACGGCTTAGGTAGTCTCGGATAGAGATAGATCTTGTGTCTTGTCTTGCACTCCAAGATGTTCCCTGTACgcatatatatactcgcccatgaggcccaataatacatccaacatattctgcatctctctctccctctctatccttcaACACTCTCTCCCTCTTATAGTGTTGGTCCATGTTTgtaaaagaaataaaaagaagagAAAGAGACTCGAAGATGGAGTTCGGATGAGCGCTACACGGTAATTGTTCCTTTTCATGTTTGGTGAATACAAGAAAAACAAGAGATCGAGGTGGATACCCCATTTTTTGGTGGAAATTCGGATGCATCTTCTATTACGTTTTCGAGTTTAGAATTTTTATCGGTTTATATTTTTAGTTAGGTCAAATCTTTCATCTTGATGTTCTTACTCCGTGGTTGGACtacgatgtttctatgcataaagttgttgatctcgttgttgtgatttcaacgagctcgTTTTTGACAATTTCCAATAAAAGGTCATGGTAGTTAATTTCCGACGCTCCATTTTTTGCGATCAATTTTTTTGTCACAGGATCGTCATAGATGAAAAATTATGACGATTTACTGACAAAAATGGAGGATCGTACGTAGGTCAGCATATTTCTTGGAGTGGAGCCCAATATCATCAAAATTATAGTTCCGATGCAAAAGTTTTGGCATTTTTCATACCGAGTGTTCCTGCTGTTTTTGTATGGCCGATCATAACGTGTGTTCGGCCGGTATGGCCGGGCATACACGCCCCCAACCAGCAATATTGGCCACTCATACCGGGTCTTACGCCGGTATGACCGAGCATGCCTGCCCCGAACAACATTtccatccggtccaaccgggtgttTGCCCGCATAGAGTTTGCTTGGTTGGATGGGACTCGGCCGTGTGTACCCATATTTTTCTATCTGTTTGGTTCCAGAGGAACGTTGCGAAGCTCTGGTAGCCGTTATCTTCATGGGGCATGCTTTCTCGCCCATGGTTAATTCATCTAGCGGAGAATGTGATGGAAGTCGAGATCTAGGGACTAGCAATGATAATTTGACTCTTCGTGGCGATGATGAATTGGCTTAGTGATTTTTGTTTTGGAGCAACGGCTTGGAAAGTGGGGCCGACAACACAAGAGAAGTTCAAAGTCCTACCTTCCAGGATAAAAATCCAAGATCTAACCTTAATTGGATGTACCTGGCAATGGGCTTGTTGAAAGCATTGTTTTTTGGAAGCGAGGACTTTTCTCTAGGGTAAagacctaagatctatgatctaCGACGATGGTGCTTGTGTGTTGTTTTATTTTTGAAGGTGTCGCTTTTGGAGAAGTAATACTTGTGGCGGAAATCGAGTTTCACTCATAGGCGTAGATGCACCTATTACTGAAAAAACATATTTCAAAATGTCTAAAAATTCCGAAAATAAATTCAGGGTGTACTTCCACATATTCTATGCCTGCACACAAAGTGTCgcgaatttttttttattttccgtGGGCTGTGCAAAAAAATAAATTCTGATGTTCCAAAAAAAAATTACGAGACAtttatttatcttttttacataggtCATATAAAATATATTTTTTTTCCGTAAAACTTTTATGAGGTAACATAGAATGTTCAGATGCATGATGAGAAATTTTATtcgatttttttaacattttgtaACAAATTATAATTTTACTTTTCCTAATAGGTATATCTACACCTATGATTCAAAACGCCTTGTCCGACTTAAGTACTGTTGCTTCAAAGCATAACTCTCTATAGTGGAACTTTTCTTTGTATAATTCTTCTTATTTTTTGGCTATGTGCATCTCTAATCCCGCTAGAGCATGCATTGTTGCAGATGTaaaatgtaattggtatcttgaCGATATTATGATTCTTATTGAAAAAAGTGTGCCGATACAAACGTCCAACGGTGCCTTAAATAAAAAATCATAGTGACCCGCATAGTCTCAACCATGTTGAAACACATGAAGCCGTCCGGGCTCCGGACAAAACGGAGAAGTGATAATTCAGTCCTCTCAAGTCTCAACCAGCTTTCAATTCTTATGGGTGGTACTACACCGGCGAACTCCTTAATCTCTATAAATGCACCATTTGAGACGCAGTCCATGCCGCCATTAACGCACTGCGCAGGTCGCAGGGCAAGCTAGACACGCTAGCTAGCTCGACCCTGCATGCACAGAGACGACGACACGACTCGTGCCATGGCGTACCCGTGTCGGCCCCCGTATTCAGCTTCCTTTCTTGTAGCGCTTCTCGCTCTGCCTCTGATGGCAGCGGCATCCGCCGCGGCGCCCGAGCCCGCGCCCGCCATCGAGAGCAAGTCCATGGATAACCGCGGCCTCACTGTGATGCCACTGCCGCTGCCGTTGTCCGGCCCAGAGAGCCTTGCCTTCGACCGCCGCGGCGGCGGGCCCTACACCGGCGTCTCTGACGGCCGCGTTCTCCGGTGGCGCGGCCGCCGCCTTGGTTGGACCGTCTTCGCCTACAACGCGAGACACAAGCAAGCATCCATCCTTGATCCATCTCTAAATCACACTGCGCATCCATCCTTGATCCATCTCTAAATCACACTGCGCATCCATCCTTGATCCATCTCTAAATCACACTGCGCATCCATTCTACACTACATAGTACATCCATCATAAACTTTCCACACCTGTGTTCTCGTTTGTGTGTGCAGGAGCGTGGATATGTGCGCGGCGAAGAAGAAGCTGATGGTGCCGGAGAACGTGTGCGGGCGGCCGCTGGGGCTGCAGTTCCACCACAAGACCGGCGACCTGTACGTCGCCGACGCGTACCTGGGGCTGCTGAGGGTGCCGGCGCGCGGTGGGCTGGCGGAGGTGGTGGCAACGGAGGCCGGCGGCGTGCCCTTCAACTTCCTGAACGGGCTGGACGTCGACCAGAACACCGGCGACGTCTACTTCACGGACAGCAGCACCTCGTACCCAAGGAGGTAACTGAAACCGGCACAACCGTTCTGCCTTTCGATCGATATATTCATTAGTAATACTACATATTATTGTCTTTCAAACTAGGGCTGCTACGTGTCTGGTTTTCTTTTTATAATTTTGATAAATTTTCTAATTACCAAAGGTATCTTAACAATTCTCTGACTTGATAATTAACTTGTACTCTAGTGGAGAAAAAACAAGTGATAATTCATTTCCAGATGGTTTTTTTTCTAAGAAGGTGTAAATCTACACCCTCACTTATTTTAGACATTTTTTGTGTATCAATATTTTGAAAAAATACATCTACAGTTAAAATGATATACTGCTGCTTACTATTTGTGTGTAGGCCACATGCTATAAGTTTTCACTGTGAAAATTTCTGTGTGATATAGTATAATCTTGTACTACACTCATCCCCTTTTTACAGATTTCTTTTGTTGTGATTTAATATGAACAAAGAAGATCAACAGTTAATTGGAGTGTCGGTGTTATGGTGTGAGTCACAACTTTTTTTTATTTCTCAATCAACTCGCCATTAGTTATTTCTGGCTCAACATTCACGGCCGTGAAATGATACACTGTAGGCAGAGATCAACAACATATTACTCTGTAAAGTTCAAGGTTAATAAGCCGTGTCATTTGAGGGAAACAAAAAAGtataaatttgatgaactttacatTTAAATATATTTCTTATCGCTTATTTGTATACTTATTTGTGGACTTAGGGAGACTGAAATTGTATTCAAGATAACTCTTTTACCCCACCAGACCGTTATAATCGTTTATGCTTAAAACAAGAAAATTGCATTCTTCTATGAATGTTTTTTTTACAACACTTGCTTGTGAACTGGAGTCGATATTATACCACATTTAGAAGAGTGAGACGTAACATAATTCATGCTATTAAGAAGTAGAGTACTCCGTACTCCAAAATCATTAATCTCATCTCTGAAATTAATAGTAGTAGTTTGCAATCACCTGCTCCAGTCCATTTGTGTTGGAGTACTAAATGTGTGACAGGCCCTCGTACTAGTACCAACAATAATGCTAGTCCATTTGCGTAGTTAATATTGGCCTAAATATGGTTGCACCGAAATTCCTTTGTGTCATCACACATCAGGCAATTGACAGGCGCATTCATCCGGCACCCATACATGTCTATCCAACTCTTAAATTCACAGCTCAGTACTCCCTTCTACCCAAAATATGTTACATATAAGTTTTACtcaaagtcaaactttgtaaAGTTTGATCATCTACATTGATAAAAATACAAATATACATAGCAAAATAATAATAATTTTAGAATTattatgaaatatattttcatattatatgcatttgaCATGGTAGATGTTTGTATTATTATCTATATTTTGGTCAAAGTTTAACTTGCACGGAAAATTATGCACAACATAAAATGGGCAGGATGGAGTATAATCCAACCTCCTAACAACTACTACGTAGCAGCTGAACTGACACTGCAAATTTTGGAAAGTAGGTATAAGTGGATGGAAGTTGATGCTATATTTCAATGTATCAGTTAATCAATCAACTAAATTTCAAGATACTGCATTAGGTCCGTCCAACCGTCAGTTTGGAAACTTAATCTACTGAATTTTGGTCATTGCACAGCGAGTACCTACTGGTGGTGGCCCTGGGCGACGAGACGGGGCGGCTGCTCCGGTACAACCCTCGGACGCGCCGCGTTGCCGTGCTCCACGACAACCTCTCCTATCCGAACGGCTTGGCGGTGGCCGCCGACGGGTCGCACGTCGTGGTGTCGCACACGGCGCTGTCGGAGCTGCGCCGGTACTGGGTGCGCGGGCCCCGGACCGGCGAGAACGAGACGTTCGCGGAGCTGCCAGGGTATCCCGATAACGTGCGCTCCGACGGGCGCGGCGGGTACTGGGCGGCGCTGAGCCACGGCCCCAACGACGCAATCGGCGCCGCCGTCGACGCCGCGCCAACGATGGCCGTCAGGGTGGGCCGCGGCGGCGCCGTGGAGGAGGCGCTGGACGGGCTCAGCTTCGCGACGGTGAGCGAGGTCGGCGAGCGCAACGGCACGCTCTGGGTGGGATCCGTCGACACGCCCTACG encodes:
- the LOC127301186 gene encoding putative F-box protein At2g02030, which encodes MSSPSEALMGGKTKVPSKKMGGKKKARATEEDARQLCSDALTEVFHRLPARTLASCRTVCKSWMSLLSDLHFVHEHLKRGQQKLLLFTNDRASDRSLATVLADANGHMYQLSRPAASRSLFVHNSCNGLLCLGDSRGAVELLNPTTGESLALPTPDYTAGSSQFSSCNWHSLGFCPSTREHKVAHFYPGDLGSVKACCEVFTIGGRAWRQVGSLDGTPIDRGMHVNGTVYYLTMFRYVASSRINCLDLESEKFDVMRLPLRKTYGGHCSLSELEGRLCLLVVDGTLDGLPRTMDILMLDNDDKKSWTHRYHISLPLLMQSCYFTPKNALFHDGKIWVQLFAKSLYCYDPNSNSEELEIACPESEFPFSTHTFVESIVPLRHHYFIK
- the LOC127301187 gene encoding protein STRICTOSIDINE SYNTHASE-LIKE 10 — encoded protein: MHRDDDTTRAMAYPCRPPYSASFLVALLALPLMAAASAAAPEPAPAIESKSMDNRGLTVMPLPLPLSGPESLAFDRRGGGPYTGVSDGRVLRWRGRRLGWTVFAYNARHKSVDMCAAKKKLMVPENVCGRPLGLQFHHKTGDLYVADAYLGLLRVPARGGLAEVVATEAGGVPFNFLNGLDVDQNTGDVYFTDSSTSYPRSEYLLVVALGDETGRLLRYNPRTRRVAVLHDNLSYPNGLAVAADGSHVVVSHTALSELRRYWVRGPRTGENETFAELPGYPDNVRSDGRGGYWAALSHGPNDAIGAAVDAAPTMAVRVGRGGAVEEALDGLSFATVSEVGERNGTLWVGSVDTPYAGELSPR